The following are encoded in a window of Paenibacillaceae bacterium GAS479 genomic DNA:
- a CDS encoding Glycosyl hydrolase family 20, catalytic domain, which yields MGALKVAFHGDIHGLEQGIGILAEELGFQWAEGGLPIQVEKTSGQLEASLKEGSGLIRFQENIHFFRALGLFMEALAEGDSFQLREEPQFTMNGIMIDASRNGVIKVDGIKRMLRIMAVMGLNVMMLYTEDTFEVKSRPYFGYMRGRYTHDELKECDDYAVLFGIEMIPCMQTLAHLSEALKWSFAEPMKDSADILLVGNEETYTFIEEMVDAISAPFRSKRIHIGMDEAMSLGLGNYLSVNGYRKRHDIMNEHLIRVKEIVSSKGLKPMLWSDMYFRLASQFGGYYDTEAVITEDMIKDMPKDAQLVYWDYYHQHTEEYETFISKHKEFGCDVIFAGGIWTWSGTMVNYKISFNTTNSGLTACKRQGIKEVFATLWGDNGTETNVFSALLGLQLYAEHGYSRELDMEKLYKRFAFCTKADADAFMDLTAMDVTPVNPEEFHHLPPNPSKFLLWQDILIGLFDRQVNGMNLGPYYETLASKYGEYRDQNESWAFIFDMPHKLAEVLSIKADIGNRIKESYDKDDRVSLQQIVQDVLPVLEVKVKELRNAHRKQWFSTYKPFGWEVIDLRYGGLLARIDSATQRLQEYLDGETGTIEELEAERLYFDGPQRPHGSVLGWSNQYRRIISASPQ from the coding sequence ATGGGAGCTTTGAAGGTAGCTTTTCATGGCGATATTCATGGACTGGAGCAAGGGATAGGCATTTTGGCGGAGGAACTGGGCTTCCAGTGGGCAGAGGGAGGCTTGCCGATACAGGTTGAAAAAACATCCGGGCAACTGGAAGCTTCGTTGAAGGAAGGAAGCGGCCTTATCCGATTCCAGGAAAACATCCACTTTTTCCGCGCATTAGGGCTGTTTATGGAAGCGCTAGCGGAAGGGGACTCGTTCCAGCTCCGGGAAGAGCCGCAGTTTACGATGAACGGTATTATGATTGATGCCTCCCGAAATGGCGTTATAAAAGTGGACGGAATCAAACGAATGCTGCGGATCATGGCTGTAATGGGTTTGAACGTTATGATGCTTTATACCGAAGATACGTTCGAGGTGAAATCAAGGCCCTATTTTGGTTATATGAGAGGTCGCTATACGCATGATGAGCTGAAGGAATGTGATGATTATGCAGTATTGTTTGGAATCGAGATGATTCCGTGCATGCAAACTCTTGCTCATCTTTCGGAAGCACTTAAATGGAGCTTTGCCGAGCCTATGAAGGACTCGGCCGATATTCTACTCGTGGGCAACGAGGAAACCTACACATTTATTGAAGAAATGGTAGATGCGATTTCAGCGCCTTTCCGCAGCAAGCGGATCCACATTGGCATGGATGAAGCGATGAGTCTGGGGCTGGGCAATTATTTGTCGGTCAACGGCTACCGCAAAAGACATGATATTATGAACGAACATCTTATCCGGGTTAAGGAAATTGTCTCGAGCAAAGGGCTTAAGCCTATGCTGTGGAGCGATATGTATTTCCGGCTTGCTTCTCAATTTGGCGGTTATTATGATACGGAGGCCGTCATAACGGAAGATATGATTAAGGATATGCCGAAGGATGCGCAGCTTGTATATTGGGACTACTACCATCAGCATACGGAAGAGTACGAGACATTCATAAGCAAACATAAGGAATTTGGTTGCGATGTTATTTTTGCAGGTGGCATCTGGACCTGGAGCGGTACGATGGTCAACTATAAAATCAGCTTTAATACGACGAATTCAGGATTGACCGCTTGCAAACGACAAGGCATCAAGGAAGTTTTCGCTACATTATGGGGTGATAACGGGACGGAAACAAATGTATTCTCGGCACTACTCGGCTTGCAATTGTATGCTGAACACGGTTATTCCCGAGAGCTGGATATGGAAAAGCTTTATAAGCGGTTTGCTTTTTGCACAAAGGCCGACGCCGATGCGTTTATGGATTTGACCGCAATGGACGTTACACCGGTTAATCCAGAGGAATTTCATCACTTGCCTCCAAACCCATCGAAGTTTTTACTGTGGCAGGATATTTTGATCGGTTTGTTCGATCGCCAAGTAAATGGAATGAATCTTGGGCCATACTACGAGACGCTTGCCAGTAAGTATGGGGAGTATCGGGATCAAAACGAGTCGTGGGCGTTTATTTTCGATATGCCTCATAAACTTGCGGAAGTGCTGTCGATCAAGGCGGACATTGGCAACCGGATCAAAGAAAGCTATGACAAGGATGATCGTGTTAGCTTACAGCAAATAGTTCAGGACGTGCTTCCTGTATTAGAGGTTAAGGTGAAGGAGCTAAGAAATGCTCATCGTAAACAATGGTTCAGCACCTATAAACCGTTTGGCTGGGAAGTGATCGATTTAAGATATGGCGGATTGCTGGCGAGAATCGACTCGGCGACGCAGCGTCTGCAAGAGTATCTGGATGGAGAGACGGGGACCATTGAGGAATTGGAAGCGGAACGATTATATTTTGACGGACCGCAAAGACCGCATGGCTCTGTCCTGGGATGGTCCAATCAGTATCGTCGTATCATATCCGCTAGTCCACAATGA